Below is a genomic region from Scyliorhinus canicula chromosome 2, sScyCan1.1, whole genome shotgun sequence.
ggggggagctggggggggggagggggagctgggggggaggggggagctgggggggggaggggggagcagtgggagtCCCTGCAGGAGGGCTCATTAATAATATGTTAATGTATTTAAATTATGTTCGTGACCTTCCCTGCCCGGATTGTCATgacgccaccagcgagggacctggaaaatcagaaaatgtgatctcaccagtgagaatcgcgtttcccaattctcgACTTACTTTGTACCCGTGTCGCCGTTCTCGCTGACAGCTAAAACAAGCTGAAATTTGCTCCCATAATTCTTATGCAGCAATACTTGGGGAAGAATCTGTGACATGATTTAGCTGTAGAAATAAAAGTAACAGGTGTACTTCCTTAAATCAACAGTCTAATTGCCATCAGATCACTTGTTCTATTTTTGATCACTCTCGTAAGTCTGTAAGTAAGGTTAAGATTAGTAGCATGTTTTTATTTTGTGGCTAATTATAGAATGGTTGTAGCacggaagaaggccatttggcctatctctCCCATGCTGGCTCTTTGTGAGATCAACTTAACTTGTCCTACTTCCCTACCTGCTCCTCGTAGCCCTTTCCTGTTTTTCTTCAGACACCTGTGGATCCTAACCATTTGCTGCCATTGGTTTATTTGCCAATCATCATCAATTTGTGTACCCTGCTTCTCAACCCTTCCACCCCGATGCCTACTCTGTACAAACCTTTCATGACCTTGAATACAAATCTAGCAAATATCCTCTCATCTTATATATGAAATATCTCTTTTcgcttttcttttatttcatgtGTTCTGCAGCCAACTCACTGTATGGTTGCTGATCCATCCTGTATTCAAAACCAGCATGATAGCAGCAACTTGCAACAATTGAGAAGTCTGTTTCAAAAATTGTTTTGTGTAATTCGATACTTTGGCTAGGGACATGTAGTGGTAGCAAACGTTTTTGCACAGTTAGAAGCCACAATATATTCTGACGTTTATCTCTGTGGGATAATGATCCTTGAATTGGATTTTGAAATCAAGCAAAAAGCACTCACGAGAGGAGGCTTAATCACATCGACATCAGTCAGAGACCAAGACCGGGATTCACCAATCCcgtggccaagttctgatgccggcgtgaaaagcggcacgagtcactccggcgtcaacgggtctCAAGTGACAGGTATCCACCCCTTCCGAGGGGACTAGTACGGCGCAGGAGTGCTATCCGCAGCTCCGGCGCCCGAAAGCCGgcgtgccacggccggcgcgagttcacgcatgcgcgtgggttcctgtctccgcgcaagcccccgggaaatatggcgaagccctacaggggcccggcgcagaggaacaaaGGCCCCCACGGGACTAGccccccgccgatcggtagggccccaccccccccgcccaggtCGGATCCCCCGTTCCCCCCtctcaccaggacggcccccgccgACAGAActtcgaggtcccgccgggtgggaccatacataaccctcgccagcgggactcggccgaactcaacGGGCACTCGGTCTGTCgaagcctggagaatcgccggggggggggggtttcaatggCCCCCGCCCGGCACGGCGGCGATCCCGCGGtcgcccgagaatcggcgccggagaatcggcgggccggatcTTAAGCTCAAGATCATccacagagaatgtgcagactccacacagacagtgacccaagtcgagaatcgatcctaggaccctagagctgtgaagcaaccgtgctaaccatgtgctaccATGTCATTTACGGCAGGGCGCTGGATTCACCTGCTTCCTGGGATGCTCCAGCAGCCCCAGCTGGGAATTCCACTGGCGTAAATTGGTGCAAATCCTCACAAACTGGGGCCTGGCAGCTTGCACTCCAATGGGTGGCAAGGTGGTGAGTACCCTCCCTACACTTGCCTCCAGGTGCTGAGGGGGGTCCTTCATGGGGGGTGGAAGTTGTAGGGGGATTCTGTTGGGCTGGAGCAGCTCAGGTCGCGGGTCATCTGCAGCTTTAACCCTTTTAAACTGTCTGTTAGCATGAAATGATGGTACAAGTATGCCCCTTAACATGGTGGAAACCTTTTAACTGATTTTTTCACTGTCAATTTCATTGCCCTATATCTTTTTCAAGTCTGTGCATGCCTAGAAGCcttaaagctttgaactgcatttttTATATCCAACTTCGCCACCattgcctcttgattgacagatccacgCAGCATCATAGGAAGGATAATTGTTGTTTATTAGTGATGGGGTCCATTAACCCTGAGGAGCTGCTGTTTTTCTAActgcagtttttttaaaaacaggctgtctctttgttctgaagaCCTTCCTGGAAAGACCAGCAATCCAGGTTGGCagctggttgggaggggtggaggggaggggggggggggggggggggtggttggctgCCGTGGGGTTGCTGCAGCATCATTCTGATTTTGGGGTGCCcttccaatctctgaggagcaagTCCCATCAGAGAGGTTAGGCCTTGCCCCTCTCAGGTCCAGGGAAAACCCAGATCCTCTTTTAAAAAATGACTACGTGCCAAAGAATGGCAAAAAACCCACTGATGTTGTTTTTTAAAAGATTCTAAGTACCATCACATGGAACGTCAAATTCGCTCCTAGTGCCAACGGGAATCACTCCTGTTTTTCTATTGGTGGGAACGAACACTTCATTCGGGGGACTCACACCCAATAAGTCAccaacggcatggtggcacagtggttagcactgctgccccacagcgccagggacccgggttcaattccggccttgagtaacTGCCTCTGTCGTGTTTGCaagttctgcgtgggtttcctccggatgctcctgtttcctccctcagtccaaagatgtgcagagataCGCCAATCATGAGTGCAGTCAGAAAACACCTCTTCATGTGAAGGATTTGAGAAGTGTGGAGCTGTCTCTGACAAAAAGAGGCAATTGCTCCCTCAGTTGATCATTTTCAATCTGTGATTGCTAGATTTTTGCTGGACAAGGGTAAAGGAAGATAGAGCTGAATGCAGTGAAGatagagatcagccatgacttgACTGAATGGAGGAACATGCTTGAGGGTTTGAATGACCCCCTCTGCATCTCTGTTCCTCTGCAGACCAATCATATAACCAACAATTTAACTTTCCACCAGGGGTTTCAAAGGCCGAGTTTGAGTTGTTGATTTTCTCCAAGGACTCAATTTTCAAATGTTATTTTTCTTGAAAGCGATCACCCTAATCAGAGATGAGCAGAATCAAAGAGCAGGAATTGAAAATTTATTTGAAACACTTGCTGGTACTGCCATGAATTGTTGATCCATTTGGTTCTGTCAAAAAAAAATCTGGCGAATGTGATTCGGAGAGCCAGTTTCAGAGCGAATCACATTAGCGTGAAGTAGCCAATTAGAAGTGATTGTAACAAATAGCATAGAGGCACTGAGCTCGGAGACATAGGTAAGGTATAGGTAAGGCAGTCCTGCCAAAAGCCAATGGACTTTTTGCTGCCTCCCTAGATGTTCCAGGCGGAGATAGAAAATCCAGCCATAGCTGGAAAGTTGACAGGGCAATGTAATAAGCTAAGTGAACAGTAAATAGTGAGGGAAAATCATGAACTGTAAGTAAGTTTTATATATGCAGGCAATATCAAAGATGTCTGAAGTGTGGCAAGACTTTTACTGCGCATAGATTCAAAGAGATTGAAAGAGGTAGAGAGATTTGTGCATTCATTGAttgttcttttctctctctaattaCAGGTATTACTCTGTCTTGTATCCTTTAGAAAGGAAGATCTCGGATACAAAATCCAGGGACTTGGTGATCTACATTTGGATTCATGCAGTTTTAGCAAGTGTTCCAGTTTTCGCAGTGACCAATGTTTCAGATGTCTATGCCATGTCCACGTGCAATAGTTCCTGGAGCTATTCCTTCGGGCACCTGGCTTATGTAATTGTATACAACATCACCACGGTGATTCTGCCCATTGCCGTGGTATTCTTGTTCATGATTCTGATCCGCAGAGCTCTCAGAGCCAGCCAGAAGAAGAAAGTGATCATTGCTGCTTTACGAACTCCGCAGAACACAATTTCAATTCCATATGTTTCCCAGCGGGAGGCAGAACTGCACGCTATGCTTCTCTCCATGGTGCTCATCTTCATTGTTTGTAGCGTCCCCTATATGGTTTTCGTGATTTACCGAACCATTCTTAACATCTCCGACATCTCTGTCTTTTTAATGCTGACGGCAGTCTGGCTGCCCAAGGTTTCGCTGCTCACTAACCCATTACTCTTTCTGACTGTTAATAAGTCCGTTCGGAAATGCTTAGTGGGGACTGTCATTCAGCTTCATCGCAGGTACAGTAGACGGAACATCGTAAGCTCCGGTGGCCTCACTGATGCCACTCTCGAGCCTGGGGTCCGTTCGGGTAGTCAGTTGCTTGAAATGTTTCACATCGGGCAGCAGCAGATCTTCAAACcccccgaggaggaggacgaggaaaaTGAGATTAAGTCGCTTGCATCCACTGAGTGCCGACAGAAAGAAATAGCTACCACCAGTTTGGAGGTGGAACAGACTTTAGTGGAACAATTTGCCGCACACACTAACAATGACTCCGCTGCCGTTGGGGGAGCAGCAGCGGCATCTCCAGATTCAGACGCAATCTCTGACAAGTATGCAATGCAGTTTGGCTTTGGCCCATTCGAACTGCCTCCACAGTGGCTTTCTGAGACACGGAACAGCAAGAAAAGGCTCTTGCCTCCCTTGGGCAACACACCAGAAGAGCTCATTCAAACAACTGAAAAGCAGCCAAAGTTCAGAACAGACTGGAAGATAAGTCGGAACAATAAAGTCAGCATTTTTCCTAAAGTGGACTCTTAGCCTTTTGAATTAATCGAACAACAGTCGACATTATTTTGGAAACTCAGCCCCATGGATCTCTGTAGCACAGAGTATCATAGCAATGTCTATGTCATGTGTGTCAAACTTTCACGAAAAAAATGAGGTATTGAATACAACATTCCTCTAAGTTCTGATGAGAAGGACTTGTACCCAGAGCTGTTGTTCATCTTCAACTGAAGAGCTCTATTTACCGTATCTTCAGAACTGTGTACACAGTTCCATATTTTGATGTGGAAGAATGAGTGGGTGGTACTCTGATTGACATTGCTAAATCCCAAAAGGGATTGACCTACTAACTGTTCAAAAATGATTTATTTTCTTATACAATTTATATCGGAGtgctgaaacatttttttttaaactgggttTTGTCTGTTTATCGTGACAGTGAGCGGGCAAACAGCAACTCTAGGCTACTGGTTAATCTACACATGAAACATACTTCGATGGCTACCCTATCCCCTTTCCAGCTCGTCTTTTGAATGTGGTCTTAAGCTTACCCACAGTCACACAGAGGACCCTGTCTATACTCAAGTGAGGGCAGCAGTTTTGATTCTTCCAACTGCTCATCACAATTCAATCCTTTACATcagtttctttttatttattaattttttaaatttagagtacccaattcattttattttttcagggcaatttagtgtggccaatccacctaacttgcacatcttttgggttgtgggggcgaaacccacgcaaacacggggagaatgtgcaaactccacttcgcagtgctaacccactgcgccaccgtgctgcgctatcagtttctttttaaattataTTCTTGGATGTGGGCACTGCTGGCAGTTATTACCCACTCCCTGATGGACATTCTTCTTGATTTGCTTGCTGCAGTCGAGTGGCTTCCTGGGGCACATCACAGGCATGTTCAGAGTCAATTGCAtcaatgtgggactggagtcacaaaaAGGCCTAACTGAGATGGCAgttttccttcccgaaagaactTACGAGGATTTTACGGCAAACTGACAGCTTCATGGTCACTCTTACTGACAGTACTTCTTTATTTCTAACTTTCAAAAAaagaactgaattcaaattctcagaTTTCAATTCCGGCATTTGAGCTCCGTACAGGCTGCAATTAATAGTTCAGGCGTCTGGATTACTGTTACGCTCCGATCTCCTGCCCCTACGCAACCCCGGACCCATCCCCACAATGCTACGACTCACCTGTTGTGGGGTCCACTGCATCCCACCTGATAGGGGCAGGGCACCTCGAGGTCTGATCCCCagaatgggcaaaatgccacctgggtaccttgctgcttccaccctggtagtgccaccagaCTGGCACCtgagtggcactgtcagggtgccaggttggcagagcCAGTGACTGGGTGACAtcagtagtgccagggtgccaccctgctcagaggccaaccacctggggtgatcccctccccacccaaagtGCCGTTCAgcctggggaccagtgctaaatggtgcccagctggggtctcccgGGCGCTGGTAGATCGGGTGTATGAATAGTTAAGTCAGCAGTTAACCTCACTTAACTAtggggcgggatccagatcgcaaaGTCTCGCAAGATCTCGTTGGATCTCGCGGGGCTTTCCGACCGTCAggaatcccggaagaggcctctcgcgggatttCCCGGCTGCGTCCTGGAACACAGTCGGTAAATTCACGCCCTAGTTTTGTTGACACACTGTGAAACTGACCGCTTTCTATTTCTTCCACCATTTCTGGAAACACAAACTTGACCATAATCTGGTCTGTCGAGTCACATTGGTAGGTGATCTTTTATGCAACCAGACGAAGGATGCAGATTGAACTTTACTGACCAGCTGAATGCTTTGGATCAATTTTCAACACTAAAGTGTTATCTTTTTATACAAAAGAAAATCAGCAGTTTTTCATCATTCTACTTAGTGCATTGTATATTTGGTATGATAAACTCCACAAAGTATAAACGCTGCCATGATGTTATGTGGCCAGTATTTTTACTATAAAATAATGTGAAACTAAAATTTGTGCTCTACGTTTGAAGTTGTTAATAATTTATTTGTTTCTAatgtaaaaacatttttattcttttttgttTTGGCCGGCATTGGTCGACCTGCACAGATTTTAACCAGTTTTTAAACAGCATGAATGTGTATGTTTATAACCTTTTGTGATTTACATTTAGTATTGCTGTTCGACAAACAGATAACTCTGTACCCTCACTGTAAGGCTCATGGATCTGGTGTGAAAATAAATTATTGACCTGGTCTTGTATTTTTGCAAATTGCACTTCCTAAACAAATCTGTGAATGTCATTTTATGTTAGAACCATTTTATAGTTTGAATTTTAGAGCGTGTTTCAGATTTGTGGATCCTTTCTGAAGACAATGACTAAAAGCACTGTGGCCAGGCAGCCACAATGGATACATagaattttagaatttacagtgcagaaggaggccattcggcccatcgagtctgcaccggctcttggaaagagcaccctaccccctacccaaggtcaacacctccaccctatccccataactcagtaaccccacccaacactaagggcaattttggacactaagggcaatttatcatggccaatccacctaacccgcacatctttggactgtgggaggaaaccggagcacccggaggaaatccacgcacacacggggaggatgtgcagactctgcacagacagtgacccaagccggaatcgaacctgggaccctggagctgtgaagcgattgtgctatccacaatgctaccgtgctgcccgatacatGCACTATTTAATCGTCAGTCCTGGCTCCAACTTATAAATTGCATTAAATCCCATTCACACATCTCTCCTGTGCTCATTGATCAACATTGGAACAAAGGAAACAGGATCAGATGTAGGCTaatcagcccatcaaacctgctgcGCCATCCAaccagattatggctgatcttgtaTCTCAGCGCCATTTCCCGTACCATTCCCATATCTTCGCCCCCATCCTCTAACCATGTCCCAAGACCCTTAATCCTGCCCTCATCCCTAATACTGGCTTCTCACCCTGATACCCTCCTCCAATGCTctatccccacccccaatcctctAACCCACTGCCAGTTTCCTATCCCACTAACCTTGAACCTAATCCCCAAATTCTGTCTTTCCCCGAAGCCACCCCCATTCTGTCACCCTGCAATGCCTcagtttaaaattctcatccttgtattCATAttcttcaatgaaatgaaatgaaaaagaaaatgaaaatcgcttattgtcacaaataggcttcaatgaagttactgtgaaaagcccctagtcgccacattccggcgcctgttcagggaggctggtacgggaattgaaccgtgctgctggcctaccttggtctactttaaaagccagcaatttagcccagtgtgctaaaccagcccctggcgttTCTACTCTCTATTTCTATAACCATCTCCATCCCTACAACTCTCAATAATCTCTGTCCTCCTTCAATTCTGATCTCTTGCCAAACCCTGATTTGTTTAGCCCTCTATCATTGGTGGGGTTGTGACTTCAACTGCCTAGCCCCTTAAGCTCTGGATTTTCTTCCTGCAACCTCTCTGTCTCCCCAAACCCTTTACCCTCTACATCACCCCTTAAATCCTTATCTCattaaccaagcttttgatcacttATCCTAATATCTCATTATGAGCTTGTCAAATATTGATGGTGTTCTTGCTAATATGTATACTCATTTAAATACATGTTTATGTAAATAGTTATGGCATCAGCCTGCGATACTGTATTCATGGGAATGGAAACAAGGTAGGAAAGTTTGTATCCCACCTCTGTCACCGTGTTGCAATATGTCTTTCTAGACTAATATAAAGGAAGCTGAAGGCCAGTGTACAGGTTGAACATGGGACTCGAATGGAGGTTTCCTCTTTCTGCTGCTACATGTCCTGTTTACTGTGCAGGCTAACAAAGGTGGCTGCATGATGTGACATTGCATCACTCCTTGCGATGACAGAAATATTTATATAAACATATATTTAAGTGAGTACTCCCCTGGTACCATGCCCTAAGAGGACATTGACCACCATAGATTTCCATTTGATTGGgccatgattatgcttggcaaaggCAGCGGTTTGCCATTGTCTTCTGCAGACCAGGCAACTCTTGTGCTGTTCCTGCTCATACCACCTGCCATGTTGGAAGGGTGTTCGGTGTCCATCAAGGCCTGAAGTAGGAccctgaacccagagcttctggtccagTGGTAGGGTTGCTACCCACTGCCCCACAAGATCGCTGCAAAAACACCCCCAGGTTGTTGTTGTGAAATTGCGCTTGCTAATATGTTAAAGtgattatataaatgcaattgtTGTCGGCACTTCTTCCAGGACCAGTCTCTGTGCTACAGTTGGTAATTCCTGGTCTTGTAAAAAGCCAGGCATTATTCCCATCTGCAGCAGGAATCCTGGAATGGTAAAGCAGCGTCAAAAACTATTGTGAGATAGGAAGGAAAGAAAATGCTGAAGAGAGCTTGGggaggggttgtttaaggaggtgTTGGGGTAAGAGGAAATAAATTAGGAGGAGAAAACATCTTGCGAACTGGACCAAGAGATGGGTGGCTAAAATACCCCTTTTGAACTAGGGGAAGAATGGCAGTGAGAGAGGACTTAAGGAAGAAAAAAACCATCTGAAAAGGGCTTTATGGGGACGTGCTG
It encodes:
- the gpr176 gene encoding G-protein coupled receptor 176 isoform X2, with the protein product MVLWSTCRTSVFKSVTNRFIKNLACAGICASVFCVPFDIILSASPHCCWWIYTLLFCKIIKFLHKVFCSVTVLSFTVIALDRYYSVLYPLERKISDTKSRDLVIYIWIHAVLASVPVFAVTNVSDVYAMSTCNSSWSYSFGHLAYVIVYNITTVILPIAVVFLFMILIRRALRASQKKKVIIAALRTPQNTISIPYVSQREAELHAMLLSMVLIFIVCSVPYMVFVIYRTILNISDISVFLMLTAVWLPKVSLLTNPLLFLTVNKSVRKCLVGTVIQLHRRYSRRNIVSSGGLTDATLEPGVRSGSQLLEMFHIGQQQIFKPPEEEDEENEIKSLASTECRQKEIATTSLEVEQTLVEQFAAHTNNDSAAVGGAAAASPDSDAISDKYAMQFGFGPFELPPQWLSETRNSKKRLLPPLGNTPEELIQTTEKQPKFRTDWKISRNNKVSIFPKVDS
- the gpr176 gene encoding G-protein coupled receptor 176 isoform X1; the encoded protein is MEQNASSRPGWDTELSNLSHNSTAGGQQQQGGQEERTYRDFTTSVQILIFIGSVLGNLMVLWSTCRTSVFKSVTNRFIKNLACAGICASVFCVPFDIILSASPHCCWWIYTLLFCKIIKFLHKVFCSVTVLSFTVIALDRYYSVLYPLERKISDTKSRDLVIYIWIHAVLASVPVFAVTNVSDVYAMSTCNSSWSYSFGHLAYVIVYNITTVILPIAVVFLFMILIRRALRASQKKKVIIAALRTPQNTISIPYVSQREAELHAMLLSMVLIFIVCSVPYMVFVIYRTILNISDISVFLMLTAVWLPKVSLLTNPLLFLTVNKSVRKCLVGTVIQLHRRYSRRNIVSSGGLTDATLEPGVRSGSQLLEMFHIGQQQIFKPPEEEDEENEIKSLASTECRQKEIATTSLEVEQTLVEQFAAHTNNDSAAVGGAAAASPDSDAISDKYAMQFGFGPFELPPQWLSETRNSKKRLLPPLGNTPEELIQTTEKQPKFRTDWKISRNNKVSIFPKVDS